In Euwallacea similis isolate ESF13 chromosome 17, ESF131.1, whole genome shotgun sequence, a single window of DNA contains:
- the LOC136414286 gene encoding uncharacterized protein: protein MSNERYSNAEMTDMLLTYGFCRGNGRKSVRTYHDMFPNRRIPNHQTFARIERRLRETGSLAPYMVNCGHPRTIRTSAAEEQILERINGEPSISCRRLCLELNISKSVINRVTKDYLLHPYHLQKVQELLPGDIQLRLDFCSFINDQRTQDMFFHKKILFTDEACFTRTGISNIHNEHVYAEVNPHTAKVRHHQKDFRINVWAGIVDNFIVGPVILPDRLNGENYLNFLKNTMPELLEDLTLALRQKVWFMHDGAPPHHSVNVRAFLNQQYPNRWIGRGNNAPVQWPPRSPDMTPMDYFFWGSLKEKVYSTSVNNRDDLWQRIQQCTNVIRNDKEVFQRLQLNFLHRINLCRRLGGSHFEPVLRKVNNN from the coding sequence ATGTCCAATGAAAGGTACAGTAATGCAGAAATGACGGATATGTTGTTAACATACGGGTTTTGTCGAGGAAATGGTCGGAAATCTGTAAGGACATATCATGATATGTTTCCAAACAGACGCATTCCAAACCATCAAACATTTGCAAGAATCGAAAGACGGCTTCGTGAAACAGGCAGTTTGGCTCCTTATATGGTTAATTGTGGACATCCTCGCACTATAAGGACTTCCGCTGcagaagaacaaattttagagCGAATTAATGGAGAACCGTCTATAAGCTGCAGGAGATTGTGCTTAGAACTAAACATATCTAAAAGTGTGATAAATCGTGTTACAAAGGATTACTTGCTACATCCTTACCATTTACAAAAAGTTCAAGAGCTTTTACCAGGAGATATCCAATTACGACTtgatttttgttctttcaTAAATGACCAGAGAACGCAGGATatgtttttccacaaaaaaattttgtttacagaTGAGGCGTGTTTTACTAGAACTGgaatatcaaatattcataatGAACATGTCTATGCCGAGGTAAATCCGCATACAGCCAAAGTACGACACCACCAAAAGGATTTTAGAATCAACGTTTGGGCTGGAATAGTAGATAATTTCATTGTTGGTCCTGTTATTTTACCTGATCGGcttaatggagaaaattatttaaattttctgaaaaatacgATGCCAGAATTGCTGGAAGACTTAACTTTAGCTCTGAGGCAAAAAGTATGGTTTATGCACGACGGAGCTCCTCCTCATCATTCTGTTAATGTTCGAGCCTTTTTAAATCAGCAATATCCAAACAGATGGATTGGCAGAGGTAACAACGCTCCAGTACAATGGCCACCACGCTCTCCAGATATGACACCTATGGATTATTTCTTTTGGGGAagcttaaaagaaaaagtttattcgACATCTGTAAATAATAGAGATGATCTGTGGCAAAGGATTCAGCAATGTACAAATGTAATTAGAAATGataaagaagtttttcaaaGACTACAACTTAATTTCTTGCATAGAATTAATCTATGCAGGCGTCTAGGTGGCAGTCATTTTGAACCAGTTTTAAggaaagttaataataattag